The sequence below is a genomic window from Bombus affinis isolate iyBomAffi1 chromosome 13, iyBomAffi1.2, whole genome shotgun sequence.
tatttttaaaaacgcaATATTCTATGTGTTCGTAAATTCTAGTTTACATTGGTTTTGTTATGTTTAGAGAATTACGTTTAGTAGAAAGTATGAAAAATCTGTGTGAACGTATGTTGGAATATAATATTCACAAGGAACGTGAAGATAGTACACGATTTGCCAAGGGAATGAGTCAAACATTTAAAACACTTCATGGACTTGTGTAagttataatttaaaaacaagGAGTTTGAACTTAAAGTACCattagaaataattatattatatttacatagGCATAAAGGTGTCAAAGTTGATCTAGGAATCCCATATGAATTATGGGATAAACCATCTGTTGAAATTACTACTTTAAAATCACAATGTgaagatttaattgaaaatcaTGAGTCTGATATTGAAGACTGGTATCATAACTATCAAGGAAAAGTTTCATTAACTAGGtactaatttattattattagttatattttatatttaggtTTTATTTATTGAGTTTAATTCCATTAAATAATATGATTTTCATCCTATTAGGTATTTGTGTTCAGAAAGAGTATTAAAGAATGATAATGATTCTTGTCTGAAAGAAAAAGGTGATACTAGTGGTgaagttaaaaataaaaagaaaaagaagatgcaAGTTGCAAAAgttgaaaatgaagaaaatgatGTGAAAGAAGAATTATAAACTATTCCAaaaaattattatcatcattattattattgttattactataATTTATGAATCAAACACTTTTAATTcataatagaaaaattaatggcaacatataaaaaagataaagtgatttagaaaatataagtagaataatattatgtaataatattttctgAAGCCAGTTTTTTCTATTACATGAATGTGTGCAGATAGTCTTTTGTATACAGAATCTCTATTTCCATCTTTCTTGTGCCTACGCTGTTCTTCATACTTTAATTGTTGTTTGAAAAATATAGCGTTCTTGATAAATTCTAAGGTGTTCTCAAAACTCTTCCCAGCACCATGCATTGTCTTAATAGCACTTACAGCATACTCTACATCATAACACCTGCCTAAAAGTTGCTGTTGAAGTGTAAGCACTTCTACTCGTTTATCCACCATAGGAGGCAATGCCTTCCTTACATGTTCCTGAAGTCTATAAAATGCAAGCGATGGTTCATTTGCAACTATATGCATGTTTTCAGATATACGTTCAGTTGCTGAAATGTTAAAAAATGAGATTAATGATAATCTAAATGTATTTGGTGATATAAGTATACAGAATCCTAACTTTTTTTAACCTTCGTCTCTAATTCTTGATCTGGTTGATATATTTTTGCAGTCATCGTATAAATACTgcaaatattgtataaataataagtTACGAAgaatttataagttataaatatacaaaattcaaaaattaaatCAATTTAATCAATGAAAAATTCTGTTTTCCTATTTTATGATATACTGAGAATATTCGACACAATTTCTTTATTGTTATTaatgtatgatatataatattacaaataaattaattaaattttccgtATCAATCAAATTTTTGTATACATTCAACAAAACATTAGTTTGTTTTCACCGCCATTTTATTAAACACTCGTTGCCGGAAATTAACTGCTAACAAAACTGTTTTCTTTTgacgaaatataatatctggTAATATAGAAGTGTATACTGTTGGTACTGCTCTCAAACATATGCAAGTTGAACTTGGCTTTGTTGGCATTATGTTTAATGATTATAGATATGTagattagaaaatttaaaatactcAATACATCCATAACTCAAAACATATCTATATATTGTTCAAGTATTTGATGCGGCTAATATAGCTAGGAGAAAGTTAGGACTTGAAAAACAacattatttgaaaatttgtatcaTTCTTCAGATAATAGATCTGGATAGTAGATATTTAGAGAAAGTAAGAAAATTTTTGATTGATAAAACTTGATTTATGATTGAACGAAGATTTAGGAAGAAAATCTCAAAGATATTATAGATCTCTGTAAGAATAGAGAcatcaaaaaagaaagaaaaatttttcaaatcaatatttttatatatattaaataataaacattTTGAGTCActtgtttttttaataaaagttaTTTTTGCCATACTTAGAGATCTTTAATTTTTTGCGCACTTTATCTTATAGAATGGCTCAGTGCTCCATGGGCACCAACTCATGTGAAAAAGCCCTTAGGAAACTAttgaataataatcttaaaatgtTTACGATGTCCAAGCTTCCATAATTATAAGTGTAATCATTATTCCCGGTCCTTTCATGTACGTcatataaaaattctaaatatatttgatataatgttaataaaagGAAATACAGATATGAGTAAATGTGAGCTAGAAGTGTCATAGATGTGAATGAATAATTCGAATCATTCCATAATCATACAGTTCCTCTAAACGATTACCATAGTTTTGTGAacttataattgttataatgtacATTCTAACGCAAATATTTTTGACGCATTTATTATTTTCGTATCTTGTAATTGGTTGTCCGGAAGAGGAACAAGGTGTTAAGTATGCAAATAAATGCGAAGGTaactacatatatacatacgtgtagtgtacattgataaatttttataaatgtacaTAGAAAGCAATGCATATAATTGTTTTGTTATAGTTTGCAAAGTTGTGGCTATCGAATTAGAAGCTAAGTTAACTAGTAATGAAACTGGTAAAACGCACGATGTACTTGAAATTGGATATTCTGTTGATGTTTCACCCAAGAGGAAAATGCAATACAAAAAatcgtaaatataaaatatatttttaaaaacgcaATATTCTATGTGTTCGTAAATTCTAGTTTACATTGGTTTTGTTATGTTTAGAGAATTACGTTTAGTAGAAAGTATGAAAAATCTGTGTGAACGTATGTTGGAATATAATATTCACAAGGAACGTGAAGATAGTACACGATTTGCCAAGGGAATGAGTCAAACATTTAAAACACTTCATGGACTTGTGTAagttataatttaaaaacaagGAGTTTGAACTTAAAGTACCattagaaataattatattatatttacatagGCATAAAGGTGTCAAAGTTGATCTAGGAATCCCATATGAATTATGGGATAAACCATCTGTTGAAATTACTACTTTAAAATCACAATGTgaagatttaattgaaaatcaTGAGTCTGATATTGAAGACTGGTATCATAACTATCAAGGAAAAGTTTCATTAACTAGGtactaatttattattattagttatattttatatttaggtTTTATTTATTGAGTTTAATTCCATTAAATAATATGATTTTCATCCTATTAGGTATTTGTGTTCAGAAAGAGTATTAAAGAATGATAATGATTCTTGTCTGAAAGAAAAAGGTGATACTAGT
It includes:
- the LOC126923684 gene encoding protein canopy homolog 3-like; the protein is MYILTQIFLTHLLFSYLVIGCPEEEQGVKYANKCEVCKVVAIELEAKLTSNETVYIGFVMFRELRLVESMKNLCERMLEYNIHKEREDSTRFAKGMSQTFKTLHGLVHKGVKVDLGIPYELWDKPSVEITTLKSQCEDLIENHESDIEDWYHNYQGKVSLTRYLCSERVLKNDNDSCLKEKGDTSGEVKNKKKKKMQVAKVENEENDVKEEL
- the LOC126923685 gene encoding BLOC-1-related complex subunit 8 homolog, with the translated sequence MTAKIYQPDQELETKVKKTTERISENMHIVANEPSLAFYRLQEHVRKALPPMVDKRVEVLTLQQQLLGRCYDVEYAVSAIKTMHGAGKSFENTLEFIKNAIFFKQQLKYEEQRRHKKDGNRDSVYKRLSAHIHCLIHKL
- the LOC126923686 gene encoding protein canopy homolog 3-like: MYILTQIFLTHLLFSYLVIGCPEEEQGVKYANKCEVCKVVAIELEAKLTSNETVYIGFVMFRELRLVESMKNLCERMLEYNIHKEREDSTRFAKGMSQTFKTLHGLVHKGVKVDLGIPYELWDKPSVEITTLKSQCEDLIENHESDIEDWYHNYQGKVSLTRYLCSERVLKNDNDSCLKEKGDTSGEVKNKKKKKMQVAKVENEENDVKEEL